The window GGCCACCGAGCCGCAAATAAGAACTGCATTATTCATTGAAAAACCTTCAGGGATAAAACAAACTCAATTCGAAACCGGCCACGTCGGTACGACTGACCTGCACCGGCAGATCGATGGCAATTTCGTCATTTGGCTGGAACGCCCGCTTTTGCGCATCGGGCAGCAGATATTCTTCAGGCTTGATGATACGTCGGGCAGAAACGGACTCGGACGCATCCTTTAAGCTCAGTACCAGCGACGGTAACGGCTGGGCAATGGTATCGTTATTTTTAAGGATCGCCTGCAGCCTGAAACTGTGGATGTCGGCGGTCGTCGCCGGCGTCTTTACCTGGCGCAAGGCCGGCTTCAGGATGGCTAAATGGCGTACGGAGCGCGTGTAACCGACCTCACACCCCACGAAACTGCACAATTGCACAAGCTGGGGGCGCAGGGTTGGTGCTACATTGACAATCTGGTTCCGGAACACCACAGCGCCCTGAGCAAAGAGAATAATCAGCGCGAACAATACGGCCAGAAACCAGATCAGACCGCTACCGTTGCTGTGCTCTGGGTCATCATACTCGGTGTCACGCTGCACGCGTCGACGATACTGGCCTTCCACGTGCACCCGGGGCGCCGCTCCCCGACCATCCTGATTATAGGCGCCGCTGCCCGACAGGCTGGGCGCATCCACCAGGAAACGCTCGCCAGCTCCCCGGTCGCGATCGCGCACCCGTCCTCTTCGCGGCGTGGACCGATCGTCCAGCTCGTCCAGGGTCGGTTCAATCGCCTGGTCCGATAGCGGATCGGCATCCTCATGATACTGCCTTGGTGACGCAGCGGCACGCGCCTGGCGATCTGTGTCACGTACATCACGCAAGGAATGGCGGGATGCGGGCGCTGGCTCAGAGCCAGCAGAAAGCGTATCGGTGTGGGGTTGTTCAGCCTGCAGGACCGGGAAATCGGTCTCATCGTCCACCTCATGTTCGAAGGCGTTGAAAACGGTGGAGCAAACGCCGCAACGCACCTTGCCCTCACGCGCATTCAACTGCGCCGGAGTCACATCAAAGCGGGTACTGCAATCTGGACAACGCGTTTTCATACATGCCTCTCAGGTCTGCTTGCGAGTGCCGGCCAGGCAAACCCATCCATCATGACTGCGCCAAATCGACATGTCGATCCACGGCGCATAGGCAGCAGCCACTTCCTGTGCCTGCCGCTCCAACACCCCGGACAGAATCAACTGACCGCCAGACGCCACCCGGCCGCATAACATGGGCGCCAGTACTTTGAGTGGATTGGACAGAATATTGGCCACAACCACATCAAATGTACCGGGCTGCAAGCCATCCGGCAGGCAGGCTTCGATACGCACCTGATTGTTCTGGGCATTGTCGCGGGTCGATTGCACGGCCTGCTCATCGATATCGACACCAATGACTTCACGCGCCCCCAGTTTGGCGGCGATGATGGCCAGAATGCCCGAACCACAACCGTAATCGAGCACACGCTGCCCCTGCTGCAGATGAGCGGCCAGCCATTGCGCACACAAGTGCGTCGTAGGATGACTGCCGGTTCCGAAAGCCAGTCCCGGATCCAGTTCGATCAGAATCGTACCGGCATCTGCATCGGCACCGGGCACGTCCGGGTTCTCGCGATGCCAGCTGGGCACGATCCAGATCTGGTCGGTAATGCTGATAGGGTCAAACTGCGATTGAGTCAGTCGTACCCAATCGGTATCGGCCACCTCTCTGACGACTGCCGTAGCAGCATATTGTTCGCCCGCCTGCTGTTCCAGCGCCTGCAGAAGCACTTGCGGCTCCACATCGTCTGGCAGTAACGCAACAACACGATTGTGATGCC of the Advenella mimigardefordensis DPN7 genome contains:
- a CDS encoding DUF3426 domain-containing protein — translated: MKTRCPDCSTRFDVTPAQLNAREGKVRCGVCSTVFNAFEHEVDDETDFPVLQAEQPHTDTLSAGSEPAPASRHSLRDVRDTDRQARAAASPRQYHEDADPLSDQAIEPTLDELDDRSTPRRGRVRDRDRGAGERFLVDAPSLSGSGAYNQDGRGAAPRVHVEGQYRRRVQRDTEYDDPEHSNGSGLIWFLAVLFALIILFAQGAVVFRNQIVNVAPTLRPQLVQLCSFVGCEVGYTRSVRHLAILKPALRQVKTPATTADIHSFRLQAILKNNDTIAQPLPSLVLSLKDASESVSARRIIKPEEYLLPDAQKRAFQPNDEIAIDLPVQVSRTDVAGFELSLFYP
- the prmA gene encoding 50S ribosomal protein L11 methyltransferase, which produces MRELVLSCSEDRAEALSDILLELGVLSVSVEDADSGTEHETPLFGEPGGEPDVQAWHHNRVVALLPDDVEPQVLLQALEQQAGEQYAATAVVREVADTDWVRLTQSQFDPISITDQIWIVPSWHRENPDVPGADADAGTILIELDPGLAFGTGSHPTTHLCAQWLAAHLQQGQRVLDYGCGSGILAIIAAKLGAREVIGVDIDEQAVQSTRDNAQNNQVRIEACLPDGLQPGTFDVVVANILSNPLKVLAPMLCGRVASGGQLILSGVLERQAQEVAAAYAPWIDMSIWRSHDGWVCLAGTRKQT